A single region of the Ptychodera flava strain L36383 chromosome 9, AS_Pfla_20210202, whole genome shotgun sequence genome encodes:
- the LOC139140683 gene encoding uncharacterized protein codes for MKFLASLPIDVEKVVKELLELDEEPAKTSPTKAEMTTASEVSRRNAKNKEHDSKYSGNGVIAIEALRDEPEKAQVELMEENSKKLVQNSVTQQNDAKKNLKKSTKTACQKDLKKSGNKPNSNTYEKAAKKASNNSRQRGQSKEVEKAQDSTIQKNGRIQKKKSGRKKKQGKKSDDAKAQRILCEKPEMKKGQTGTRQ; via the exons ATGAAATTCTTAGCCAGTCTTCCAATAGACGTTGAGAAAGTGGTGAAAGAACTACTGGAGTTGGATGAAGAGCCAGCAAAGACGTCGCCAACGAAAGCGGAGATGACCACAGCATCTGAAGTCTCTCGTAGAAATGCTAAGAACAAGGAACATGATTCGAAATATTCTGGAAACGGCGTCATAGCAATTGAAGCACTGCGAGACGAACCGGAGAAGGCTCAAGTTGAATTAATGGAGGAAAACAGCAAAAAGTTAGTTCAGAACAGCGTAACACAGCAAAATGATGCaaagaaaaacttgaaaaagTCAACTAAAACAGCCTGTCAGAAAGATTTGAAGAAAAGTGGCAATAAGCCAAACTCAAACACATATGAAAAAGCTGCGAAGAAAGCTAGCAACAACTCACGTCAGAGAGGACAGAGTAAAGAAGTGGAAAAGGCACAAG ATTCTACAATTCAGAAAAATGGGAGGATACAGAAAAAGAAGAGCGGAAGAAAGAAGAAACAGGGAAAGAAAAGTGATGATGCTAAGGCTCAAAG AATCTTGTGTGAAAAGCCGGAAATGAAGAAAGGACAAACAGGAACAAGACAATGA